From a single Desulforegula conservatrix Mb1Pa genomic region:
- a CDS encoding pilus assembly protein: MKRLVLISLLFLFTATSVSFADDVEVFGTVKSNVDPNVLFILDNSVSMKRIEGPVGSYDNTIEYEGKFDKNKFYYRWGYTAVKGLEPLALRHADIENISCTTMKSALQSSGHWKGTAYVYPGKDFRCEGKAENQLCAAGTWPFDRAFYKGNYLNWYYYNVFEDKYDTAKTYKGSFEPTAIYKDEDSDSALAKIKERPDAFKMGFEDANMSSISESGSAISDTLKSTGYWSGDLYAKAGVFYSSCEGAGGRKILGVCQPALDILSFNNQSVYHGNYLNWFFNRTTVAYDADTKYSGGFALNRFYYISSSKSPVKNYSSEVPTISADAIECESIKTAMTQDHYWSGETCAGRTNLFDPDTAYFKCSNDVDRLRDYNFYSGNYLNYFYEKRMGVAKRVMKNVLETRRDIRMGLMTFNDYVEAGAGVFEDGGKVDAFISDDSTEFLRALSSSKAITRPHSPLAETLAEAGRYFAGINGKCSNDSTARPFTSPITHWCQSNHVIIISDGSSFADVDHNLWLTPYICTSDWDNDPQNDYIGDYDKDGKEWAIFGNYLDDVAKYLYDNDIYRDRLFQTPHPANKKTKQNVITHTVGFMVSGIGDILTTRKGLLRNTASQGGGSYQEVTSSADLDEKLRSSINSVLNNVLSTQNFVTPSVPVSSESQSFSGDYYYLAMFYPQSQGRWEGNLKKYETKSYMAMDKEIWTESTSREFKDGGVKEKLKTMNSSDRKIYFGNEMKEFNSANVTKTMTSGGDKVWSDADHAKLLNSIKCGNSGEACSTGKLGEYALGDIIHFTPLFHSFKNGQAVNNRIFVGANDGMLHCIDDSTGLEKWAYIPGEQISRLKYLIPEGHKSSQVLSHEYYIDGGRTIYETSDNKKFLIFGERRGGKNYYALDVSSPDTPVFKYKVNVDDDFGQSWSTLRVVPIMYDRMTKKDVFWIGGGYDADNQDKYDKQNANTKPNDRDAVGKGIYAVDAGTGQILVSLEPAGLNNCVIEPVSFNPGYESSVALESGQKKTDLKDAHSRIYACDMAANLWGGRQDADEVVQAGGVSTHLPGAKGGDWRFYKIFTPKKPHKVFGKPEVVIETFIQPAGSNNPLIQRYYGEYIYFGTGDREHPSKLTTNGASDTVNPDDQDRFYAVKNYWNNVSADENTLRDVTDDQVSSPDLSKFENRGWFIRLKNNGEKAVSTPLAYRGMLFFTTYTPPEDPHFSAIPADPDNGESAIPSNQVSTDLCSGSNTLGTARLYAVNYKTGAAILDLSVKGLDKDGKETSDTAKITGLSTSDRSLDVGKGIPGSPQLIFPSSGGTKLVVTSGDDIYTMDLEGPDMILYYWREKK; encoded by the coding sequence ATGAAACGTTTGGTCTTAATCAGCCTATTATTTCTTTTTACGGCTACTTCAGTTTCTTTTGCAGACGATGTTGAGGTTTTTGGAACTGTTAAAAGCAATGTTGATCCCAATGTCCTCTTTATTCTCGATAATTCTGTTTCAATGAAGAGAATCGAGGGCCCTGTTGGCAGCTATGACAATACTATAGAGTACGAAGGGAAGTTTGATAAAAACAAGTTCTATTACAGATGGGGATATACGGCTGTAAAAGGACTTGAGCCTCTCGCATTGAGACATGCAGATATTGAGAATATTTCATGCACAACAATGAAAAGTGCTCTGCAAAGCTCAGGCCATTGGAAGGGAACTGCATACGTTTACCCAGGCAAGGATTTTCGCTGTGAAGGCAAGGCAGAGAATCAGCTATGTGCTGCAGGGACTTGGCCATTTGACAGAGCTTTTTATAAGGGGAATTATCTAAACTGGTATTATTATAATGTTTTTGAGGATAAATACGATACTGCAAAGACGTATAAAGGATCCTTTGAACCAACAGCTATATATAAAGATGAAGACAGCGACTCTGCTTTAGCTAAAATTAAAGAAAGACCAGATGCATTCAAAATGGGATTCGAGGATGCTAATATGTCAAGCATCTCAGAAAGTGGCAGCGCTATATCGGATACCCTCAAGTCTACAGGTTACTGGTCTGGTGATTTGTATGCAAAAGCAGGTGTATTCTATTCCTCATGTGAAGGCGCAGGAGGAAGAAAGATTCTTGGTGTATGTCAACCAGCCTTGGATATCCTGTCATTTAATAATCAATCAGTATATCATGGAAATTATTTGAACTGGTTTTTCAACAGGACGACTGTTGCCTATGATGCAGATACAAAATATTCCGGCGGATTTGCTTTAAACAGGTTCTATTATATATCGAGCTCTAAATCTCCTGTTAAGAATTATTCAAGCGAAGTGCCGACAATATCGGCTGATGCCATAGAGTGCGAAAGCATTAAAACAGCAATGACACAAGACCATTACTGGAGCGGTGAGACATGTGCCGGTCGAACGAATCTGTTTGATCCTGACACTGCTTATTTCAAATGCAGCAATGATGTCGACAGGCTGAGAGACTACAATTTCTATTCAGGCAATTATCTGAACTATTTTTATGAAAAAAGAATGGGTGTTGCAAAGAGGGTCATGAAGAATGTTCTTGAAACCAGAAGAGACATCAGAATGGGTCTCATGACTTTTAATGATTATGTGGAGGCAGGCGCCGGCGTGTTTGAGGATGGCGGCAAGGTCGATGCTTTCATTTCCGATGACTCGACAGAATTTCTCAGGGCTCTTTCAAGTAGCAAAGCCATAACAAGGCCCCATTCTCCTCTGGCTGAAACGCTTGCTGAAGCAGGAAGGTATTTCGCTGGTATAAACGGCAAATGTTCGAACGATTCAACAGCAAGGCCTTTCACTTCTCCAATTACTCACTGGTGCCAGTCAAACCATGTTATCATCATATCCGATGGATCTTCATTTGCCGACGTTGATCACAATCTCTGGTTAACACCCTATATCTGTACTTCAGACTGGGATAACGATCCCCAAAATGATTATATTGGCGACTATGACAAGGATGGCAAAGAGTGGGCAATATTTGGAAACTACCTTGATGATGTGGCAAAGTACCTTTATGATAATGACATATATCGGGACAGGCTGTTTCAGACTCCACATCCTGCGAACAAGAAAACAAAGCAGAACGTCATAACTCATACTGTCGGGTTCATGGTCAGCGGAATAGGTGATATTCTCACAACGAGAAAAGGTCTGTTGAGGAACACCGCAAGCCAGGGTGGTGGAAGTTATCAGGAGGTAACAAGTTCAGCCGATCTTGATGAAAAATTAAGGTCTTCAATCAACTCTGTTCTTAATAATGTTCTGTCAACCCAAAATTTTGTTACGCCGTCAGTACCTGTAAGCTCCGAAAGCCAGAGTTTTTCTGGCGACTACTACTATCTCGCGATGTTTTATCCCCAAAGTCAGGGCCGCTGGGAAGGAAATCTTAAAAAATATGAGACCAAATCCTATATGGCTATGGATAAGGAGATTTGGACAGAAAGCACTTCAAGAGAATTCAAAGATGGTGGTGTCAAAGAAAAACTTAAAACCATGAATTCGTCCGACAGAAAAATATATTTCGGCAATGAAATGAAGGAGTTTAATTCAGCCAATGTGACTAAAACAATGACAAGCGGAGGAGACAAGGTATGGTCTGACGCTGATCATGCCAAGCTTCTTAACAGCATAAAATGCGGAAACAGCGGAGAAGCTTGCTCAACAGGGAAGCTCGGCGAATACGCTCTGGGAGATATTATCCATTTTACACCCCTATTTCATAGTTTTAAGAATGGACAGGCTGTCAACAACAGGATTTTTGTAGGTGCCAATGACGGAATGCTGCATTGTATTGATGATTCTACAGGCCTTGAAAAGTGGGCTTATATTCCAGGCGAACAGATTTCAAGGCTTAAATATCTGATACCAGAAGGGCATAAGAGCAGTCAGGTTCTTTCCCATGAGTATTATATAGATGGTGGCAGGACAATATATGAAACTTCAGACAACAAGAAATTTTTGATTTTCGGTGAAAGACGCGGTGGTAAAAATTACTATGCCCTTGATGTTTCATCACCTGATACACCTGTATTCAAATATAAGGTAAATGTTGACGATGATTTCGGACAATCATGGTCAACATTAAGAGTTGTTCCTATCATGTATGACAGAATGACCAAGAAGGATGTTTTCTGGATAGGTGGTGGCTATGACGCTGATAACCAGGATAAGTATGACAAGCAGAATGCAAATACAAAGCCCAACGATCGTGATGCCGTAGGCAAAGGCATTTATGCCGTTGACGCCGGGACTGGACAGATCCTTGTCTCTCTTGAACCTGCCGGCCTCAACAACTGTGTTATTGAACCAGTCAGTTTTAATCCTGGATATGAATCAAGCGTAGCTCTTGAATCCGGACAGAAAAAAACTGATCTTAAGGATGCACATAGCAGGATCTATGCTTGCGATATGGCCGCTAATCTTTGGGGCGGGAGACAGGATGCAGATGAAGTAGTCCAAGCAGGCGGAGTTTCAACCCACCTTCCCGGTGCCAAGGGAGGTGATTGGCGTTTCTATAAAATTTTTACTCCGAAAAAACCACATAAGGTATTTGGCAAGCCGGAGGTGGTTATTGAAACTTTCATTCAGCCGGCGGGCTCTAACAATCCTTTAATACAGCGGTATTACGGTGAGTATATATATTTTGGTACAGGAGATCGTGAACATCCTTCCAAGCTTACTACTAATGGTGCTAGTGATACAGTAAATCCTGATGATCAGGATAGATTTTATGCGGTGAAGAACTACTGGAACAATGTGAGTGCCGATGAAAATACGCTCAGAGACGTCACTGATGATCAGGTCTCATCGCCAGATCTGTCAAAATTTGAAAACCGTGGCTGGTTTATCAGGCTAAAAAATAATGGAGAGAAGGCTGTGTCGACTCCTCTTGCATACAGAGGAATGTTGTTTTTTACCACTTATACGCCCCCAGAAGATCCTCATTTTTCAGCAATACCAGCCGATCCAGATAATGGAGAAAGCGCAATCCCTTCAAACCAAGTTAGCACGGATCTTTGTTCGGGCTCAAATACATTAGGTACCGCAAGGCTTTATGCCGTTAACTATAAAACAGGTGCCGCTATTCTCGATTTAAGTGTGAAAGGACTTGATAAGGATGGGAAGGAAACTTCTGATACTGCAAAGATAACGGGATTATCAACATCCGACAGAAGTCTTGATGTGGGTAAGGGGATTCCTGGGTCACCTCAGCTAATATTCCCAAGCAGCGGTGGAACCAAGCTGGTCGTAACGTCCGGAGATGATATTTATACAATGGATCTCGAAGGGCCTGACATGATCCTTTATTATTGGAGAGAGAAAAAATAG
- a CDS encoding pilus assembly PilX N-terminal domain-containing protein, with translation MLFNSDLYKCENSRMDKEDGYVLVTVIFMIAILTISAAAIATMSQTESNIVRNERLYFDEFYNADSGISLASEIYPDWHTPLDVQRSRNGFRYSKTITGEAGNEVLIEAVRVDESYNDFLGELSGFAKDVPRQKHIDDPIIGSGTGVTGQIMIRRFAITATPSGSTNQIQCGVYKYIPSGS, from the coding sequence ATGCTTTTTAATAGTGATCTGTATAAGTGCGAAAATAGTCGGATGGACAAAGAAGATGGCTATGTCCTTGTGACAGTAATCTTTATGATAGCTATTCTGACCATAAGCGCGGCAGCTATAGCAACCATGTCACAGACAGAATCAAACATTGTCCGGAACGAGAGACTCTATTTTGATGAATTTTATAATGCTGATTCGGGTATTTCACTCGCATCGGAGATTTATCCTGACTGGCATACCCCGCTTGATGTTCAGCGTTCGCGCAATGGGTTCAGATATTCAAAAACAATAACCGGAGAGGCCGGGAATGAAGTTTTGATTGAGGCTGTCAGAGTAGATGAGTCTTATAATGATTTCCTGGGAGAGTTATCCGGTTTTGCCAAGGATGTGCCTCGCCAGAAGCATATTGATGATCCCATCATCGGATCTGGCACGGGTGTTACTGGTCAGATAATGATCAGAAGGTTTGCCATCACCGCTACGCCGTCAGGTAGCACCAACCAGATTCAGTGCGGTGTTTATAAATATATTCCATCAGGGTCATAA
- a CDS encoding PulJ/GspJ family protein, which produces MIYKENNSGLHKQNPESGFTLIELLVAMAIASILLAIVGSIFYSLNKGMSAENTRVALQQSVRSAINVIAADLREVGLDPYTKKRFKIEKAALSEIRFSSDLNMDGNLDDNEKFIYLLDDGQLKMSINSNDAPESLLPNVESLQFRYFRENDVEIMLSGSEVADTGEIRAVEIYLEAEENYWGGGSTENRSYRTLVKCRNLNRL; this is translated from the coding sequence ATGATATATAAAGAAAATAACTCCGGTCTTCATAAGCAAAACCCTGAATCTGGCTTTACATTGATAGAGCTTCTGGTTGCGATGGCGATTGCCAGCATCCTTCTTGCGATAGTTGGCAGCATTTTCTATTCGCTCAATAAAGGAATGAGTGCAGAAAATACAAGGGTTGCTCTTCAGCAAAGTGTTAGATCTGCTATTAACGTAATAGCGGCCGACCTCAGGGAGGTTGGGTTGGATCCATACACCAAAAAAAGATTTAAAATAGAAAAAGCAGCACTTTCTGAAATAAGATTCAGCTCAGATTTGAACATGGATGGTAATCTTGATGATAATGAAAAATTTATCTATCTCCTTGATGATGGGCAGTTGAAAATGTCCATAAATAGTAATGATGCTCCGGAGTCTCTTTTGCCCAATGTAGAAAGTTTGCAATTTAGGTATTTCAGGGAAAATGATGTCGAGATTATGCTTTCCGGATCAGAGGTGGCAGATACTGGTGAAATAAGGGCTGTGGAGATTTATCTCGAAGCTGAGGAGAATTACTGGGGCGGTGGAAGCACTGAGAATAGAAGCTATAGAACACTTGTAAAATGCCGTAATCTTAATAGATTGTAA
- a CDS encoding prepilin-type N-terminal cleavage/methylation domain-containing protein: MGKHDEIGFSLIEVLLAMAILSIGLLAVLSLHLNTIKYNTKCNVATMANMIAQKKIEAACTGKITDSNSLLSTATDEGFIIDERNVNSDGVKDQSNGIFNVQTRISKYPDDNNLRKVNVTVLWDLRGSSESITYSTLTRGSTVEI; the protein is encoded by the coding sequence ATGGGTAAGCATGATGAGATAGGCTTTTCGCTTATAGAAGTACTGCTCGCTATGGCTATTCTTTCAATTGGTCTGCTCGCAGTACTCAGTCTGCATTTAAATACGATAAAGTATAATACTAAATGTAACGTGGCGACCATGGCCAATATGATAGCTCAGAAAAAAATTGAGGCGGCTTGCACAGGGAAAATCACAGATTCAAATTCTTTGCTTTCAACTGCAACAGATGAAGGCTTTATTATTGATGAAAGAAATGTAAATTCAGACGGGGTAAAAGATCAGTCTAACGGGATTTTTAATGTTCAGACCAGAATATCCAAATATCCTGATGATAATAATCTAAGAAAAGTTAATGTGACAGTTCTGTGGGACCTCAGAGGATCTTCTGAAAGTATTACGTATTCTACTCTTACGCGTGGGAGTACAGTCGAGATATGA
- a CDS encoding pilus assembly FimT family protein codes for MEKGFSLFELLVVISIIAILSAVTLPHFVSWRNNSVIKATTFNIKSDLERAKSSALRHNTDVKVVFSARGYSVYWKSLNSEGADVWENEFSRSFDQIFFDLGQTFSGERDYAVFNSRGMLRGAGGEIVMKFASIEGVISVERTGKISIS; via the coding sequence ATGGAAAAAGGTTTTTCTCTTTTTGAACTTCTTGTTGTTATATCAATTATTGCCATCCTCTCCGCAGTAACGCTGCCACATTTTGTCTCATGGAGAAATAATTCTGTAATCAAAGCTACTACCTTTAATATTAAATCAGATCTGGAAAGGGCAAAGTCTTCTGCCTTGAGGCACAATACAGATGTCAAAGTGGTTTTTTCTGCACGGGGATATTCTGTTTACTGGAAGTCCTTGAATTCCGAAGGTGCTGATGTCTGGGAGAATGAATTTTCAAGGTCTTTTGATCAGATTTTTTTTGATTTGGGTCAGACTTTTTCTGGCGAGCGGGATTATGCTGTTTTTAATTCCAGAGGTATGCTTCGGGGGGCTGGCGGCGAAATTGTAATGAAATTTGCTTCTATAGAGGGAGTGATTTCAGTGGAAAGAACTGGGAAAATAAGTATTTCGTGA
- a CDS encoding sigma-54-dependent transcriptional regulator: MNDNNTKPNLLIIDDEANMRHMLSSMLKVDYEIDLAESAALGLEAIKHRVESGSFYNFILCDIRMPEMDGIAFLDHARPFLKDTPVIIMSAYGTIDIAIEAMKKGAYDYISKPFRKDELLLVLKKAMEREALKKENYSLKKQLDQYKHEASFPGMIGRSSAMKKIFYLAGKAAESDVSVLLTGESGTGKELVAKAIHSISKRSAKEIVSVNCGALPENLIESELFGHVKGAFTGASNDKKGLFAEADGGTIFLDEIGELPINLQVKLLRVLQESEIRPIGSVKSKKIDVRVIAATSRNLRSDISKGLFREDLYYRLNVLNISIPPLRERLEDIPYLCIHFIKKSSERLNKPDCYGITPEATNLLSSYNWPGNVRELENIIERSVLLSDGERLVVDDFADLSINMNKNAHAHDSIGVINDLTFSIKDAHKKIESYLIKKALEKSCGNRTHAAKLLEISHPSLLVKIKLYNID, encoded by the coding sequence ATGAATGACAATAATACCAAGCCAAATCTTTTAATAATAGATGATGAAGCCAATATGCGGCATATGCTTTCATCTATGCTAAAGGTGGATTATGAAATAGATCTTGCTGAAAGTGCCGCTCTTGGCCTTGAAGCAATAAAGCATCGGGTGGAATCTGGTTCTTTCTATAATTTTATTCTATGCGATATCAGAATGCCTGAAATGGATGGCATTGCTTTTCTTGATCACGCCAGACCTTTTTTGAAAGATACCCCTGTAATTATAATGAGTGCTTACGGGACTATTGATATTGCCATTGAGGCGATGAAAAAGGGAGCCTACGATTATATTTCAAAGCCATTTCGTAAGGATGAACTTCTTCTTGTATTAAAAAAGGCCATGGAGAGGGAAGCTTTAAAAAAGGAGAATTATTCACTAAAAAAACAGCTTGACCAATACAAGCATGAAGCTTCATTCCCAGGCATGATTGGAAGAAGTTCTGCAATGAAGAAAATTTTTTATTTAGCTGGTAAGGCCGCAGAATCCGATGTTTCTGTTCTATTAACCGGAGAAAGCGGGACAGGAAAAGAACTCGTAGCAAAGGCTATTCACTCAATTTCAAAGCGATCAGCAAAAGAAATCGTTTCTGTAAATTGCGGGGCACTCCCTGAAAATCTTATTGAAAGTGAATTGTTTGGACATGTTAAGGGGGCATTCACAGGGGCTTCAAATGATAAAAAGGGTCTGTTTGCTGAAGCTGATGGCGGGACAATATTTCTTGATGAGATCGGAGAGCTTCCAATTAATTTACAGGTAAAGCTTTTAAGGGTTCTTCAGGAAAGTGAGATTCGTCCTATTGGTTCAGTGAAATCCAAAAAAATTGATGTACGCGTTATAGCAGCTACTTCGAGAAATCTCCGGTCTGATATTTCAAAAGGGCTTTTCAGGGAAGACCTTTATTACCGGCTGAATGTTTTGAATATCAGTATTCCTCCACTAAGAGAAAGACTAGAGGATATTCCATATCTTTGCATCCATTTTATAAAAAAAAGCTCCGAAAGGCTTAATAAACCGGATTGTTATGGGATAACTCCTGAGGCAACCAATCTGCTTTCTTCTTATAACTGGCCCGGAAACGTCAGAGAGCTTGAAAATATTATTGAAAGGTCTGTGCTCCTTTCAGATGGAGAACGACTTGTTGTTGATGATTTTGCTGATCTTAGCATCAATATGAATAAAAACGCTCATGCCCATGACAGTATCGGCGTTATCAATGATTTAACTTTTTCTATTAAAGATGCCCATAAGAAAATTGAATCTTATCTTATTAAAAAAGCCCTGGAAAAATCGTGCGGCAACAGGACTCATGCCGCTAAACTTTTGGAAATTAGCCATCCATCCCTTCTTGTTAAAATAAAATTATATAATATTGATTGA
- a CDS encoding sensor histidine kinase, whose product MFESAVRKVEFGEKDSNILEHTWGKNILADLKASGACSIQFIDRNSIRHQLGSRIFPAEPVSKIMMDVNIGKKQRTEIIASGFNIPFFFDKRRFLIVAGPLFDYYGTHIATIGIIWDLGQFYSHQRRIECLLIMYIIINTLILAAVGVYQIGNITAKPLNKILKKMDAITIGDIGLNFETESDFDKLSSLINLIVDDLASSKKNLQYTVTELESANTNMKKMQKEIIRAEKMASIGRLSAGLAHEIGNPVGIISGYLEMLKQEEIEDSNRIDFASRADDELTRIDLIIRELLDYARPTDQVKTELSVHQLIKDLVSVYTGSRAIGNIDLKTDFKAYFDNVNANHDQLRQVFMNLIINASDAICDSENRNAGLLMISTANIIKDEGSCNEMIVSFIDNGCGLSGDDLDNIFDPFFTTKPQGKGTGLGLSVSQMIVEDIGGSIKAYSLDGHGTEFRIILPLVKEGS is encoded by the coding sequence TTGTTTGAGTCTGCAGTAAGGAAGGTTGAATTCGGTGAAAAGGATTCTAATATACTGGAACACACCTGGGGGAAAAATATACTTGCAGATCTTAAAGCATCAGGTGCATGTTCGATTCAGTTTATTGATAGAAACTCAATAAGACACCAATTAGGCTCTCGCATATTTCCGGCAGAGCCCGTGTCAAAAATCATGATGGATGTCAACATCGGGAAAAAACAACGCACAGAAATTATTGCCAGTGGTTTTAATATCCCATTTTTTTTCGACAAAAGGAGATTCTTGATTGTGGCCGGTCCTTTATTCGATTATTACGGGACGCATATTGCAACAATTGGTATCATATGGGATTTAGGTCAGTTCTATTCGCATCAAAGAAGAATTGAGTGCCTGCTAATCATGTATATTATTATAAATACACTTATTCTTGCTGCCGTCGGAGTTTATCAAATAGGTAATATAACTGCCAAACCTCTTAATAAAATACTTAAAAAAATGGATGCCATAACTATCGGTGATATTGGCCTTAACTTTGAAACAGAATCAGATTTTGACAAACTGTCTTCCTTAATTAATTTGATTGTGGATGATCTTGCTTCAAGCAAAAAAAATCTCCAATATACTGTGACTGAACTTGAATCCGCCAACACGAATATGAAAAAAATGCAGAAGGAGATTATCAGGGCAGAGAAAATGGCGTCCATAGGAAGGCTCTCAGCTGGTCTGGCCCATGAAATAGGAAATCCTGTAGGGATCATAAGCGGTTATCTTGAAATGCTTAAGCAGGAAGAAATAGAGGACTCAAACAGAATCGATTTTGCCTCAAGGGCAGATGATGAACTTACAAGAATAGACCTAATAATCAGAGAACTGCTTGATTATGCACGGCCAACTGATCAAGTGAAAACAGAGTTATCTGTTCATCAATTGATAAAAGATTTAGTAAGCGTCTATACTGGAAGCAGGGCGATTGGAAATATTGACTTAAAAACTGACTTTAAGGCGTATTTTGATAACGTGAATGCGAATCATGACCAGCTGAGGCAGGTTTTTATGAACCTCATAATTAATGCATCTGATGCAATTTGTGATTCAGAGAACAGAAATGCCGGGCTTTTGATGATTTCAACAGCAAATATCATTAAGGACGAAGGTAGCTGTAACGAGATGATAGTCTCTTTTATAGATAATGGTTGCGGCCTTTCAGGAGATGATCTTGATAATATTTTCGACCCGTTTTTTACAACAAAACCCCAGGGAAAAGGCACCGGGCTTGGACTTTCGGTTTCACAGATGATAGTGGAAGACATAGGCGGATCTATTAAGGCTTACTCTCTCGATGGTCACGGAACTGAATTCAGGATTATTCTTCCTTTGGTAAAAGAGGGCTCATGA